GATTTGTGCCGAATAACAAAAACTTGTCTTAGAAAAAATCccaaagagataaaaatataaattaaattgtatatgtACACGAAAGTGACCAATAAAATCGCCATAAACTCTTTCAAAAAATAACTCACCAAAGAATTAATAATCTTGAgttagtagtagtagtagtgtTCCATATCATATTAGTTACAATAACCAATTCATTCCTCATCTCTCAAACAGTTCCccggaagaagaaacttgtaCCTCTCCGCGTTCTCTAAAAGGTACGCCGGAAGATGAACCGCGGAGTAAGAATGCGGGATCGGTCCCATTTTACCAATGATGTCTTTAAACGTGTATTCCTCGGGAATCATATCGAACAAATCCGATCCGCTGCATATAACTCTTTGAACCCTTTTCGGGTTCAAGTAATGCGCGAATCTCACTCGATCATAATGACTATAAGCTTTCATCTTAAACACAAACTCGCTTATACGTCTAAAACAGAAACTGCAATGCCACCCTGAATCCGCCAAGATAACATCAGACTGTCGATAATGCGCATACCTTGTTTTACCCGTCTGGTATCTATGCACCGATGCTCTCCAGCTCTTATCATCAACAGGGAACTCAAAAGAGTACAAGTAATTCTTCAGTCTAAGATGAAGAATTTGTGGTATGTCATCGCACCAACGGAGAAGATTTATCGTATGTCTACTCGGAATCTCATCAACATCAGACATAATCAACAAGTCATCATCAGTGATACCAGCTATTCTCAATAGCTGATCCAATGCGATTCTTTGATAAGCCTCTTCGTAAAAAGGATTCTTCTCACCTTTCTTAAACCTTCCTCCTATCGACCCGTAAGTCAACCGTGGCTCGATAAACTTAAACTCATCCCTATGCCCCGCGAAAACAAGCGGTTTTGGTAATCCGGTGAAAGTCGAGTTAGATTCAAGTAGAACAAACTGAGTAACATATGGGTACAGTTCTTTCCACCGTATCGTGAGGAGTTCAACTTCAGTACTGAACAAAACAGCGTCGTAGACACGACGAGGGTACTCACGGGTTCTCCAACCGTGGAGTTTACAGAGAGATTCCATAGAAGCGTTCTCGTGGTGATAATGCGGTATCTCATGGAATGGTTTTGGTGGTGATTCCCATAAAGGTCTCAAGAAATATGAAATCTTGAGAGCGTTAATGTATACACCAAGAACACACATTGGCATGATTACTAACAGAAACAGAACCGATTTTAAATCCACACCACGCAAGA
This sequence is a window from Arabidopsis thaliana chromosome 1 sequence. Protein-coding genes within it:
- a CDS encoding beta-1,4-N-acetylglucosaminyltransferase family protein (beta-1,4-N-acetylglucosaminyltransferase family protein; FUNCTIONS IN: transferase activity, transferring glycosyl groups, acetylglucosaminyltransferase activity; INVOLVED IN: protein amino acid N-linked glycosylation; LOCATED IN: membrane; EXPRESSED IN: 22 plant structures; EXPRESSED DURING: 13 growth stages; CONTAINS InterPro DOMAIN/s: Glycosyl transferase, family 17 (InterPro:IPR006813); BEST Arabidopsis thaliana protein match is: beta-1,4-N-acetylglucosaminyltransferase family protein (TAIR:AT1G12990.1); Has 985 Blast hits to 984 proteins in 94 species: Archae - 0; Bacteria - 41; Metazoa - 63; Fungi - 34; Plants - 129; Viruses - 4; Other Eukaryotes - 714 (source: NCBI BLink).) produces the protein MWWMMGENGGHYCSKKSDDLCGTQESDRGFGISRLCCILRGVDLKSVLFLLVIMPMCVLGVYINALKISYFLRPLWESPPKPFHEIPHYHHENASMESLCKLHGWRTREYPRRVYDAVLFSTEVELLTIRWKELYPYVTQFVLLESNSTFTGLPKPLVFAGHRDEFKFIEPRLTYGSIGGRFKKGEKNPFYEEAYQRIALDQLLRIAGITDDDLLIMSDVDEIPSRHTINLLRWCDDIPQILHLRLKNYLYSFEFPVDDKSWRASVHRYQTGKTRYAHYRQSDVILADSGWHCSFCFRRISEFVFKMKAYSHYDRVRFAHYLNPKRVQRVICSGSDLFDMIPEEYTFKDIIGKMGPIPHSYSAVHLPAYLLENAERYKFLLPGNCLRDEE